One stretch of Toxoplasma gondii ME49 chromosome XI, whole genome shotgun sequence DNA includes these proteins:
- a CDS encoding PP-loop family protein (encoded by transcript TGME49_309020~Signal peptide predicted by SignalP 2.0 HMM (probability 0.572) with cleavage site probability 0.286 at residue 82), producing MDSLHASSALSSSSPSSSSSSSSSSSSSSSSSSSSSSSSSPFPASSSSSSSSSSSSSGFSSSSSASSSFSSASSVRFSPSRCQFCGSPRVSLLRVASRLRSCRACFVRAFEDDVSAFIRRFSLFQRGQKVAVCVSGGKDSAVLLHVLHTLNAREDLGLSLHLLAVDEGIKGYRDHALAAVRRNSEVYNLPLHVVSYASLYHGWTMDRIAQQALLGKDGEPPVSREAAEAPSSSSPSSASSGAPERPAASCCSSLSPATQSCGCSSSGGASVGPGESAEAARPGRAEKKRETQAGRSDDFTHSCTFCGIFRRQAFERGAQDIGADVLCTGHNADDGAETFLMNILRGDMQRLPVSGAPLTGSREGPSVMRVKPLLASYQREVVLYAHFNRLDYFATECTYSGAAYRGLVRNFLSSLQDNQHQQRVLDLLHAARKLWVPSRVSSEAAKDAGDSEARREGRSGDSDMAGRTQSVRRKGGGEEAAGTEVDVFLRETHENAFRECTATAATHDALQASSLSPASAYKRETEAATASSLGGDLSVPSNASSASFRLSNAGCGDGGEGGLEKNESGTGPARNGQLRPCVLCGFLTKNDLCRACALVQALNENKLDFVGMNARKGNKLMRGNERGNHEKGKASLCSERRDSIKPAVVRKENTRPSDLASQTPGLRGSLAW from the coding sequence tcttcttcctcttcttcctcctcttcttcttcctcttcttcttcctcttcttcttcctcttcttcttcctcttctccctttcccgcttcttcctcttcctcctcttcctcctcttcttcttcctctggtttctcttcttcttcttccgcctcttcttcgttctcttccgcgtcttctgtccgtttctcgccttcgcgttgCCAGTTCTGCGGGTCTCCGCGAGTCAGTTTGCTGCGCGTGGCGTCTCGACTGCGCAGTTGCCGAGCATGTTTCGTGCGAGCCTTCGAGGACGACGTCTCGGCCTTTATTCggcgcttttctctcttccaacGGGGCCAGAAAGTTGCAGTCTGCGTATCGGGTGGGAAGGACTCTGCGGTGCTGCTCCACGTCCTCCACACGCTGAATGCGCGGGAGGATCttggcctctctctccacctgctCGCAGTCGACGAAGGCATCAAGGGGTACAGAGACCATGCGCTCGCAGCTGTGAGGCGAAACAGCGAGGTCTACAACTTGCCTCTCCACGTCGTCTCCTACGCCTCTCTCTATCACGGGTGGACGATGGACAGAATTGCCCAGCAGGCACTGCTAGGAAAGGACGGAGAGCCTCCCGTGTCGCGCGAAGCCGCTGAagcgccttcctcctcgtctccatcCTCTGCGAGCTCGGGAGCGCCGGAACGCCCAGCCGCTTCGTGCTGctcgtctctgtcccctGCGACACAATCATGCGggtgcagcagcagcggtgGCGCATCGGTCGGTCCAGGCGAGTCTGCGGAGGCGGCGAGGCCGGGccgcgcagagaagaagcgcgagacgcaggcaggGCGCAGCGACGACTTCACCCACAGCTGCACGTTCTGCGGCATTTTTCGGCGGCAGGCCTTCGAACGCGGTGCGCAAGACATCGGCGCCGACGTCCTCTGCACAGGCCACAACGCAGACGACGGAGCAGAGACGTTTCTGATGAATATTTTGCGAGGCGACATGCAGCGGCTGCCTGTCTCGGGCGCGCCGCTCACGGGCTCGCGCGAGGGGCCGAGTGTGATGCGCGTGAAGCCTCTGCTCGCCTCGTACCAGCGAGAAGTAGTGCTGTACGCCCACTTCAATCGGCTCGACTACTTCGCAAcggagtgtacgtacagcggAGCCGCCTACCGTGGACTCGTGCGCAACTTCCTGTCCTCGCTCCAGGACAACCAACATCAGCAACGCGTTCTCGACCTCCTGCATGCGGCGCGGAAGCTGTGGGTGCCTTCACGTGTGTCCTCCGAGGCTGCAAAGGACGCGGGGGACTCTGAGGCTCGGCGAGAAGGTCGAAGCGGAGACTCAGACATGGCGGGGAGAACCCAGAGCGTCAGAAGAAAGGggggcggagaagaagccgcaggCACAGAAGTCGACGTTTTTCTGAGAGAAACCCACGAGAACGCATTTCGGGAATGCACAGCAACTGCCGCAACACACGACGCACTCCAGGCTTCCTCGTTGTCCCCTGCCTCGGCTTATAAACGGGAAACCGAGGCGGCTACCGCTTCCTCACTCGGCGGAGATCTGTCGGTACCCTCAaacgcgtcttctgcgtcgtttcgtctctcaaACGCAGGATGCGGAgatggaggcgaaggaggcctggagaagaacgagagtgGCACGGGGCCTGCTAGGAACGGACAGTTACGCCCCTGCGTGCTCTGCGGCTTCCTCACGAAGAACGATTTGtgtcgtgcatgcgcgctggTCCAGGCCCTCAACGAAAACAAGCTGGACTTTGTGGGCATGAATGCACGGAAAGGAAACAAATTGATGCGTGGAAACGAGCGGGGGAACCACGAGAAAGGCAAAGCGAGTCTCTGctcagagaggagagacagcatcAAACCTGCAGTCgtcagaaaagaaaacacaagaCCCTCAGACCTAGCCTCGCAAACGCCTGGTTTGCGGGGATCTTTAGCATGGTGA